DNA sequence from the Vicia villosa cultivar HV-30 ecotype Madison, WI linkage group LG3, Vvil1.0, whole genome shotgun sequence genome:
aattaaaaaaattaaaattaaaaaaaagaaaaagacctAGGACATTGAATGGTCGAGGTTGTACATTGAAATATCCCATAGGACACCCTAATCCAATGAATGACAAGGGTGTTGAAAGTTGGACACTCATAAAAAATGGTGTAGTAAATtgtatgtgattttttttatttcaaaagaaGAACACCGAGAAAGagtcaagaaaagaaagaagtaaaGTAAGCATTTAGTTAACGTGTCCATGGCTGAGAAAAGTAAGATCCTTATTGGAGGAACAGGTTACATCGGAAAACACATAGTAGAAGCAAGTGCAAAAGCTGGTCATCCTACTTTTGCATTGGTCAGAGAATCCACTCTTTCTGATCCAGCCAAAGCTAATCTTTTAGATAACTTCAAATCATTAGGCGTTAATTTGGTCCCTGTAATATGTTTCTCCTTTAAGCAATTTCCATAAGATTACTATAGATTATGAATTTGAATTGATTTTcaggttaattaattaagttggaAATTGGAATTAATTGCAGGGGGATTTGTATGATCATGAGAAGTTGCTGAAAGCAGTTAAGGAGGTGGATGTGGTGATTTCCACAGTAGGTCAAGTTCAACTTGCAGATCAGGTGAAGATTATCGCTGCTATTAAGGAGGCTGGTAACATTAAGGTTGTCTCCCCCTTTCATTATCTACAATTTGTTTTTTGTTTAGTTGACTTAAAGTAAATGAGATGTTCTGATACTGCATTTTCAACTGAGTTGGCTTAacgaaattatttatttttatttatcttatttaattaggATAAAGTTAAATTTGTGAAGAACTTTAACATAGAAATAGTATGCTGTTCACAGAGGTTTTTTCCTTCGGAATTTGGGAACGATGTTGATCGTGTCCACGCGGTAGAGCCAGCAAAATCTGGATTTGAAACCAAAGCCCAAATTCGACGTGCTATTGAAGCGGATGGTATACCCTATACATATGTCTCTAGCAACTCATTTGCTGGATATTATCTCCCCACATTAGCTCAGCCAGGACAATTTGCTCCACCTCCACCCAAAGACAAAGTTGTCATATATGGTGATGGAAATCCCAAAGGTAACAAACTAACAAACACTACCTTAACTCAACCCATGTTTTCTCTTTTGTTGTTTGTAAATTATGTGTTTGATTTTTTATTAGCATATTTTGTTAAATATGTGCAGCTGTGTTTAACAAGGAAGATGACATTGCAACATTCACTATTAGAGCTGTGGATGATCCAAGGACATTGAACAAGATTCTTTACATTAAACCGCCTAAGAACCTTTACTCATTCAACGAGCTTGTGGCATTGTGGGAGAAGAAAATTGGAAAGATCTTGGAAAAAAGTTATATTCTAGAGGATAAACTTCTTAAGGATATTGAAGATGCTCCTCTTCCAATCAATGTGATATTAGCAATTTACCACTCTAATTTTGTGAAGGGTGATCACACTAACTTTGTGACTGAGGCATCTTTTGGGGTTGAGGCTTTTGAATTGTACCCAGATGTTAAGTATACTACTGTTGAAGAATATCTTGACCAATTCGTTTGAGAGTtgcaaaaaacaaaaaacaatgtaTTTGAATAATAATGTTTTTATGAGTTGTTTGTTTCTTTGGAGGATTGATGCAGAACTGCTCCGCCTCTCGTGCTTGCTGCTTCTTGTCCGTAACGGTATCATCTGCAACCGCATCAAACTACAATTGCAGTGTGACCGCATTATAAACCTTATTAGACAACCATGTTTTTTTTGAAGTATTTTCACCGAATCTCAAAATTTCATAATCACATAACTCAATATTCTTCGGATATGATGAAAAATCTTAACATTAAGTGTTTTATAACATTATATTTCAAGCATCACTCAATAAAATTTTATACACAACATCCGCAATTGCATCACACCAATCCCAATGATGCTAATTTCAACACCCACAACCGAATGTTGACTAATCTGGTTAATGGTTAATTAAGGatggtgtttttatattttattcatgTTCTATACTTTGTTTTGTCTTCTTCTTACTTGAAGTTCTATTGTTTTTTCTGTGTAAGTTTTACTAATCACTAGTTTAAGTTATGTTTGTGTTCTTTTGCTATGTTTTGGcgagaattttaatttttttttgttagaacATTAACATCATCCTATATttatatttagaatttatttTGGTGAGAAATGACAaagttaataatatatttaaaatttaaatatgtatGTGATctctataaataatttaaaatttgattttagtatctataaatatatatatttttaaatatttcttttaaattttttctttcaACCGACAATTTTGTTTAACAAAATTGACGTGTCAACATCATACTttactatataaaaaaaaaaattagattgtgAAGGTTACAAACCtccataaatttttttaaatattgtaaaTCTTCTTGGATGAGATGAGTTTTTGCATCAAAACCAAACAAGTCTTCAACTTGGGTAAGTAATTCATTCATATTCGTCTTCTACCATTTTTCTCATTGCTTATTGGTAAGATCTATTCACTGCTTTTGTTACTTTCTTTTCTTCAAGTTCAAACAACTCTTCAGCTTGTGTaagcattcattcatattcatcttcTACTATTTTTCTCATGCAGAAAATCGAAAATTAATAGATTCAATCAATCTTATATCAACTTTTTAAATATACTACTAAACTCCCTACTATGCCCTTTTTGTTCCAAATATTAACACATGCAAAAGAGTTAATTGGTAAATGACAAATGTCTACAATAATCTCACATTTCCTTAAATCCCTCAAAGACAAGTGACTCCTttcaactttttattatttttccttctttaattcaaattttaaatacttCTTACATTTATTTTTCTCACACTCTCTcactttatttttagtttttttctttctcaattttctctttcctttttcatttttaaaatataaataaaaaaaattaaatttctttttaatgtaataaataaaaacacggataaatattgaatttttaaaacacaaaatttaatttcaaaagaaaaatatgaatattttatagtttaaaaaaattattcatatttattaataaattattcataCTTATAAAATTAACAGATTATTTTATCAAATTGTTTATCCAACTAACGAGTCATTATcaacataatatatattttatttttaattaataattatctttATTAGAGagacaaaaattttatttttaaatgttagagtttttttttctttcttcgtCTCACgggtcatttatttttcaattgagTTTATACGATCAATGCTTATTTTACAGTTAAATGAGGTGgaatctcagtggtcaaaaattagggtacaacatgaccaaaattgtttaaatttaaaatagggaaACTAAAACTGTGTAAATTTAATATAGAGGGAATTTCTTGAATCAGAAAAAATAAGCGGACCAAAACCGCAATTAAgcctaatttttaataaattcatTGTATACTTCTCCTttcattaaattattattttaatttcaatactCATCATTAaaagaatatttatttttaaaaatgaaataagttCTTTCTAGTCTTTATAATAAGagaaattttactttttaaatttattaaataaataatatttaaatttattaaatttgaaaactaaaattatttataaaaaaatcaaaagaaatattACCGAAATCCAACCTTAAATCATGCTTTGAGATAATATTTGTTAAAATATGTTTAGAGatcaatatatttatttaatggtAATTCAAAATTATATTAGGCGCTAACATTATTTTTCTATAAACATAAAAAACTTTGCTATGAACATAAAAAATCAATATTATTTTGCTTTAAACGTAAAAAAGAAAACTTTAATCATCTTTGTAATTTTTAgattaaattacagttttggttctTCTATTCTGTCTGATTCACAAACTTAGTCcccttattttaaatttaaataattttgaaccccctatttaaatatttttaaaaaaatcttgaaATATATTCTCTCTAGTATTTATAATAAgagaaaattttctttttaaatttattaaataagtaatattgaaaattataaaatttgaaaactaaaattactttaataaaaatcaaaagaaataataacGAAATCCAAACTCAAATCATGCTTTCGGATAATATTTGTCAAAATATGTTAAGAGatcaatatatttatttaaatttttttaaaaaactgtaTAGATGACCAATATTTTGTGTACTTAAATATTATATTTCTTCTGgtctttaatataaatttattttttaaattcagtGATGAATCGATGTATTTGGACTATGCAGTCCAAATATATTTATTGTTCAAtgaatttagttttttttcttgatATAATAATAGAGGGAAAATATCTTACTAGATGAAAATATAGATGAGAATATTATGTATagttaaaaattataatagattGAAAATATACAACTagataggggtgttcaaaaccaaaccaattcaatagaaaaccgcaaactaaaccaaatcgaaaccgtcaaaaaccgcatttggttcggattagtttgggtcatcttttaacaaaaccgcacggttcggttcggtttgcggtttgtattttgtaaaccgaaccaaaccgaatcaatccgcattatgttacaacctaacttttacttaactcacatccaacccaaacttaaatctattacaccttagccttatgattacgaacaattttctcatccttacacatgattttagtcctgatcttctcaaatctctaatagcattatcgcgccttctttgccacatacatcttccctcttttcctataatctctactctcttatattatttctttttcaccttctcatttttatgcaaatgttccctatttcagttttgtttttatcgcacatcttctacTCTAATCTCTCaagtcttttgttttttctttttcaccttcactaatctctcgtctcttctattttttttcattctaataatttttatattgttttatactattattttatgtttattattctacttttgtctaatttaatttttacatattaaatagaaaattgttgtcaaaatatgtcgagttttgttattatttgatagtgtatgaatgtctaaatacaaagttatgttgtcatctatatgtatatgtatggtttaataaattatttgtaaAAATCCGAACCaatcgaaccgaaccaaaccgcattagtttggtttgatttggttcggattttttttaaaagccaaccgaaccaaaccaaaccgcacgattttttctcttgcggttcagatgatttttttcgtcaaaaccgcccaaaccgcaccgcgaacacccctaaaatTAGATGcaaatgatattttttaaaaatatagaagtaataatatttgaaaattttaaactcATTTTcatgattataaaataaaattataaaaattatattgttttgtatttaaattataaatattttttaaaattaaaagaagaaattcaaaataaaacattttaaaaataatattaattttaaaataataaaaaacataaattgtTTACTCATCTCCATAGGTATTAAAATTCTTCTTATATACAATTATGTCATATAGTTAAAAAAAGTAaatcttaaaaaattaatttaataaaaaaaactattttaacgtTGTATCTCTTATTTTATAGAATCATACTTTTTTAGAATTTATATTGATAAATAAATTATTCTatacttaattttaaaaacaaataaaattcttaatcttttaataacaaattattgcaataattaaattgttattaatatattatgagttttatttgattttaatagtaagttttaaaaaaattatttattaaaataaattgtgaAAAAATATGATTCTATAAAATATGAGATGCAACGTTAAAACGGTTGATTTAATTAAGTTATGATTCAAAGAgacatgttttaaaaaaatattatttttgaatttaattaatattcAAAGAGTGAtgtttctaaaataaaattaagtcatattttattttaaaaaaaaaacatcactctttgaatcataatttaattttctaagattaattttttaaaactatatgACATAACTTTATatagaaataattttaatatcaGGAAGTTgagtaaataattaattttctaagtctgccatctcttcttcaacaatttgagttGTTGAAGACGTAGTTGTTTCTTGTCTTAATCTCCTTTCTTTGGCTAATTTTCTTCTCCTCATGATTTGTTATTAATTCTAAGAGCAGTCCTTTCAATATCAGGATCAAAAACCAATTAAGACaatatattcaaattcacaattataatatgatcatgtcacaacaaacatctcatcatctcaacGATCCAAGCataattcaaatgcgactcgaatgtgactcaaacttatgcacatgcatgtggtaccattggagtaaaactcccgtctcaaacaatttacCATTGgaccgtctcaaacatttgccacaagggttgTATCAagcatttgccacaagggccatctcaaacaatgcaatgtatgTGACTCAAATGAtgacatccacaaacacaacttaaaccacttaattaacttgaacgacataatcaacttgaacgacataatcaacttaaacaacataagcaACACAAACAACTTAAGCAACACGTCATGCATCGTCTCAAACAAcaccaactcaatgccaaggttctatgacAATAACCGTATCATTACTATCATAGTAATTCATCACGTctcaatcacgtcgctatgtcaTATCATTATACAACAATAATTCACTTCACAATACATTCACAACATAAAACAATTCAATTCGAGGAAAGGATTCATAAATATTTCCAAGGATATTCAAAGCATATACAATGGAAAGACATCAAGTAGAGCTTCATGGAAGTTCAAACGGCATTTAAAAacaagttacggttcaaaagatacatcatgtcaaagtttgaacaagttttgcacAACAAGGTCCGCTTAGTGACCTTCAAGCGCGCTTATGGAAATACAATTTCAATAACCCCGCTTGAAGCGGAGAGGTCTAGAAGTGAAATACAAACCAGGCTCCGCTTAGAGGActggctccgcttagcgagccatctttattttcaaaaataaatagcatataatcattcacactcatcatgaatatcatatcacatatcATGCCAACAATATTGTTATCAATCAACACCAATTCACATTTACATAAATACGATTCAAGTAACATGTTATCACTCACATATAAATCATACTCATAGTATTCACCAATTCAACATCTTATTATACATGTAGTAAACAATTGCCAATACATTTGTGCACATCATCGTCAATTCATCACGGTATACGATATGAATAAATTACAACATATCATATCAACACATGTTATTCACATTTCATCAAGCCATAACACATATTCAGATACATACATTTTATTAAAACAACCACATCATAATTAAGTCATCAAGTAATCATTCTCCACAAGAACAttcaaataacacatattcaTTCACACACATCATGAATATTACACCACATAACATGCCATCACAATGTTATTCACAAATTATCAAGTTATAAcgcacacatatatatatatatatatatatatatataattatatgttaaaaaCATCATAATTTATTCATCATGTGCTAACCATTATACTTCTATCATATATATAATTTCattagcttcccaacgcttcgaacgtCGCATAAAAttgagttacggatcaaaagttatgatatttcaaagtttcaaaaatatgtttcatgaaatctaacataaaccctaacaatacaAAACTATGAAATTGAAGGATTAAAGATGATACACCAATCACAACCTTACTCACTCACATAAACCACTAACAACTCATCAAAATATCAGCAAATCATTCATTAATTtcaacattcatcatcatcatcaatattggAAATTTTCACACATTCATGgatttcaattatgaaacctaatctCTACCACACCCATCATCATGTCAACCattagagagtaagaacctcacccttaccttagcaaaagcttcactttctTCAATGGAGTTCCTCTCCTTCAAGCCCTAGctttcctctttcttcccttctttctcttctttctccaaatgagagttatgtctctaaaaccctaactctcttactatccttcttttcttaattgggcttaacccacaatccaatctcattgtgccatatttcttccacttaggcccaatttataatattcctctaattactcaattaagccaaataacacgcataaataaataatcacataacataacgaatatGATTCCTAATAATATTCTACGACTACAATTGATCTATAACGCAAATAATACCATCTCGCAaatgtatttctccgactaatccgaccacaacttaactgctcaaaccGACACATTAATCCATTACGcttttagaataataccgataaacctcgacttcaactaattccaacgaataagtccttgatcaatttaattaaataattaattaaatttggtgcGTTACACCcgacaacgacgccattttgttaaAAAGGCAAGTATTTCCTTTATCGTTTTCACAGGGATAAGTGTGATATTATCGTTGTTCTACAGTTAAATATGTTTTGAGTTAAGGTTATGAAAGAGTTTGATGACATAAAATTCATATTGCATTAAAAGTAAACAAAAACTGTAAAATAGGGTTTTGAACGATTTGAGAAAAACGTGTCAAAATTAGTTTACGTTAACTTGCTTCATAAATATTCGATTAATCAATCATATGAacttattaatgattaatacaacaCACATACCatctcgataccgtttatctctaaagcaatatcgtgaatattatcatattaacctttagatgatctctcatgccaacaatcaacatgataatcttaaaagcttgatacaagtgattatcaactcacaaatctatctctagagtttgtttattgatagatgaatatcttttaggttaaGGTTTGAATCATATCTctcaatatatttatttaatggtaattcaaaattatattaggcgccaacatttttttttataaattggaaattcaataaataaaaaaggaagaagaattaCAAAATACACAGAGGGGGGGGACCGAACCAAGACCCCTTAAGAGAAGAGCCTAAGCCTAGGGGTACCTTCCCTGTCTAAAATATAATCCTTCACTAAAACAGAGGGAACAAAGTCAAACCAACAAAAAGCTCTACAAGAATGCCCAATATTTGCAAGATAAtcagcacaaaaattggcttctcGATATGCATGAGATACCTTTGGAGGAGGGTTCCATAAGACCTCTAAGGTTGAAGAGTGCCCTCGAGGATGTATATTAACATTCAAACCCTTCAAAAAGGAGAAGCATCTAATGCAATTAGAAGAGCAACATTCTGTGTGATCCCCCACCCACTTAGCCAAAGCCATAATCTGAGAGACACAAGTTTTCCATTGAATTTTCTTTCCTTCAAATCTTTTAACGTTTCTAGCTCTCCGAATTGGGATGGCATAACTACAATCAAAGAAAATGTGCTACAAAGTATCAGAATCAGCACCAAATAGAGAGCAGATAGAAGGGCCAGAGAAACCCCTAATAGTGAAATTATCATCTGTTGGCGGCTTATTGTGAACCACTTTCCAAACCACAATAGCATAAGCTAGGGGCACATGTTTATTCCATATGAAGTCAGCCCAAGGCACAACCGGATTCTTCTTTTCATATCGACCATCAGCTTGCTTCAAACTCAAGTCACCATTACTTGTATCCCTCCATATGATTAGGATTTGCAGTCAGAATGTTGTTTGGAATGCACCAGTTCTTGCCCACCAACCAGTCTTTAACCATcacaataatatttttatgaaaaaccaCAGGGATTTTAAACTTTGTAGCTATAGGTTCATCTAACCAAGTTTCAAGCCAAAAGTCTATCTTTGAGCCATCACCAATGATCCATTTAGTATTCTCTAAAACTGTCTCATAGCAAGCTTTAATACTTGTCCAGATTGAGGACTTTATGTGGTAAGAAATGATCTTATTTTTCCTTTTGATCCTTGAAGCAAGAAGAGAGTTCCAACTCTGATTCCCTTTCACAAAATTCCAGCACAAGTTCATATTAGTGGTCTAATTGTAAGAGGACAGAGATTTGATTCCAAGACCTCCCTCCTTCAAACTTTTGCAGCACTCCTTCCAAGCAACAGTGATAATTTTCCTTTGCTCCATATTGCCACTCCACAGAAAATTCCTCATCCATTTGCTGATTTACTTGACTGTAGATGCTGGCCAGTTGTAGACAGTTATGCAATGAGTCAGCATACTATGAATGACTGCTTTGATTAAAAGAAGCCTCCCAGCCATGGACAATAGACAAGCCTTCTAATGTGCCAGTCTCACCTTGATCTTATCTACAATAAAAGAGAAG
Encoded proteins:
- the LOC131654826 gene encoding phenylcoumaran benzylic ether reductase Betv6-like — its product is MAEKSKILIGGTGYIGKHIVEASAKAGHPTFALVRESTLSDPAKANLLDNFKSLGVNLVPGDLYDHEKLLKAVKEVDVVISTVGQVQLADQVKIIAAIKEAGNIKRFFPSEFGNDVDRVHAVEPAKSGFETKAQIRRAIEADGIPYTYVSSNSFAGYYLPTLAQPGQFAPPPPKDKVVIYGDGNPKAVFNKEDDIATFTIRAVDDPRTLNKILYIKPPKNLYSFNELVALWEKKIGKILEKSYILEDKLLKDIEDAPLPINVILAIYHSNFVKGDHTNFVTEASFGVEAFELYPDVKYTTVEEYLDQFV